The following are encoded together in the Desulfobotulus mexicanus genome:
- a CDS encoding CBS and ACT domain-containing protein, with product MYIGRIMRTNLVTVPPEMPLAEARELIDQKGIEHLLVVNKEGKLVGVVSDRDIRQNWASSATTLSSHELNYLLSKVTMTMIMRKKIVTITPDTTIERAAMIIQEKRIGSLPVMENEKLVGIITRTDVLKVLLDAIGIAEGSVRFQVLIRDRLGALAEIARILSSENINIQSLISWPVEEHPGVYQLVMRVAARDLDPAVKSLESGGFSVLTRHVKDLTPYLPAP from the coding sequence ATGTACATCGGCCGCATCATGCGCACAAATCTCGTCACGGTTCCACCGGAAATGCCCCTTGCCGAAGCAAGGGAGCTGATTGATCAGAAAGGCATAGAGCATCTTCTGGTGGTAAATAAGGAAGGAAAACTGGTGGGCGTGGTTTCGGACAGGGATATCCGCCAGAACTGGGCATCTTCCGCCACCACCCTTTCCAGCCATGAACTGAACTACCTGCTCAGCAAGGTTACCATGACCATGATCATGCGCAAAAAAATTGTCACGATCACGCCGGACACCACCATAGAGCGCGCCGCCATGATCATACAGGAAAAGCGCATAGGCTCTCTGCCAGTCATGGAAAACGAAAAGCTGGTAGGCATTATAACCCGTACCGATGTACTTAAGGTGCTGCTGGATGCCATCGGCATTGCCGAAGGTTCCGTACGCTTTCAGGTGCTGATCCGGGACCGTCTTGGTGCCCTCGCGGAGATTGCCCGCATCCTGTCTTCGGAAAACATCAATATACAAAGTCTTATATCCTGGCCCGTGGAAGAACATCCCGGTGTATACCAGCTTGTAATGCGAGTGGCGGCCAGAGACCTGGATCCTGCGGTAAAAAGCCTTGAATCCGGAGGCTTTTCCGTGCTTACACGTCATGTAAAAGATCTGACGCCCTATCTTCCGGCTCCCTGA
- the aspS gene encoding aspartate--tRNA ligase produces the protein MPDILGNMRRTHHLGALRGSDAGTSVTLMGWVQRRRDHGGVIFVDLRDREGITQVVFNPESNPEVHAKAHSIRSEYVIAIRGIVTKRPEGMANPELKTGSIEIMAEELRILNTAATPPFLIEENADVSETIRLQNRHLDLRRPNLQKNIILRHKTGQAIRNFLNNQGFLDIETPFLTRSTPEGARDYLVPSRVNTGHFYALPQSPQLFKQLLMISGFDRYYQIVKCFRDEDLRADRQPEFTQIDLEMSFVGEEDVMAMGEGLVSAVFKEVLDMEIQTPFERMDYDTAVGRYGLDKPDLRFGLELVDLTEMMKTVGFKVFADVASRGGMIKAINAKGCANFSRKEIDDFTSFVGIYRAKGLAWIKVKEDGEWQSPIAKFFSDDEKAEVARILDMEKDDIIFFVADTPSVVNEALGNLRNHLAEKLGLVDKTSFRFVWVTRFPMFEYDETNKRLVALHHPFTAPQEEDFAKLDTEPLAAKSRAYDLVLNGNEIGGGSIRIHQPEMQQKIFDVLGMSREDYEDKFGFLVDALNSGAPPHGGMAFGFDRLIMLLTGQTSIRDVIAFPKTQKAACLLTGAPSTAAPAQLQELGVRVETEPLG, from the coding sequence GTGCCTGATATACTCGGTAACATGCGAAGAACCCACCACCTCGGAGCCCTCAGAGGCAGCGATGCCGGAACAAGCGTTACCCTCATGGGCTGGGTGCAGCGCAGAAGGGACCATGGCGGAGTTATTTTTGTGGATTTAAGGGACAGGGAAGGCATCACCCAGGTGGTCTTCAATCCGGAGAGCAATCCGGAAGTCCATGCCAAGGCCCACAGCATACGCTCGGAATATGTAATTGCCATCCGGGGCATTGTGACAAAAAGACCCGAAGGTATGGCAAACCCGGAGCTTAAAACCGGCAGCATTGAAATTATGGCCGAGGAACTGCGCATCCTCAACACCGCTGCAACACCTCCCTTTCTTATTGAAGAGAATGCGGATGTATCGGAAACCATACGGCTGCAGAACCGCCATCTGGATCTGAGAAGGCCCAATCTTCAGAAAAATATCATTCTGCGCCATAAAACCGGACAGGCCATCCGAAACTTCCTGAACAATCAGGGCTTTCTGGATATTGAAACACCCTTTCTCACCCGCAGCACACCCGAAGGTGCCAGGGACTATCTGGTGCCCAGCCGGGTAAACACGGGACATTTCTATGCCCTTCCCCAGAGTCCCCAGCTTTTCAAGCAGCTCCTCATGATTTCAGGCTTTGACCGTTATTACCAGATTGTCAAATGCTTCCGGGACGAAGATCTGCGGGCAGACCGTCAGCCCGAATTCACCCAGATTGACCTTGAAATGAGCTTTGTGGGCGAAGAGGATGTCATGGCCATGGGCGAAGGTCTCGTGTCCGCTGTCTTTAAAGAAGTACTGGACATGGAAATCCAGACACCCTTTGAACGCATGGACTACGACACGGCCGTAGGGCGCTATGGCCTTGATAAGCCAGACCTGCGCTTCGGCCTGGAGCTGGTTGATCTCACGGAAATGATGAAGACCGTGGGCTTCAAGGTCTTTGCCGATGTGGCTTCCAGAGGCGGCATGATCAAAGCCATCAATGCCAAGGGCTGCGCCAATTTCAGCCGCAAGGAAATTGATGACTTCACAAGCTTTGTAGGCATTTACAGGGCAAAGGGGCTGGCATGGATCAAGGTGAAGGAAGACGGTGAATGGCAGTCTCCCATAGCCAAATTCTTCAGCGATGATGAAAAGGCTGAAGTGGCACGCATCCTTGATATGGAAAAGGATGATATCATATTTTTTGTGGCGGACACTCCTTCTGTTGTCAATGAAGCCCTTGGCAACCTTCGCAACCATCTGGCTGAAAAACTTGGCCTTGTGGACAAGACTTCCTTCCGTTTTGTCTGGGTCACCCGTTTCCCCATGTTTGAATACGATGAAACCAATAAACGCCTTGTGGCCCTGCACCACCCCTTTACCGCACCCCAGGAAGAGGATTTTGCAAAGCTTGATACCGAACCCCTTGCAGCCAAATCCCGTGCCTATGATCTGGTGCTGAACGGCAATGAAATCGGTGGCGGCTCCATCCGCATCCACCAGCCTGAAATGCAGCAGAAAATCTTTGACGTACTGGGAATGTCCCGTGAAGACTACGAAGACAAGTTCGGCTTCCTTGTAGATGCGCTGAATTCCGGCGCTCCCCCCCATGGAGGCATGGCCTTTGGCTTTGACCGCCTGATCATGCTCCTCACCGGCCAGACCTCCATCCGGGATGTCATAGCCTTCCCCAAAACCCAGAAAGCCGCCTGCCTGCTCACGGGAGCCCCCAGCACAGCGGCACCGGCCCAGCTTCAGGAGCTTGGAGTCCGGGTTGAAACCGAGCCATTGGGATAA
- the hisS gene encoding histidine--tRNA ligase: MIQLIRGFKDILQPEASLWQHIENEARRLFESHGYREIRLPILEKTELFARSIGETTDIVEKEMYTFEDRSGDHLTLRPEATASVVRAYIQHKLSGTEPIRKLYTIGPMFRRERPQKGRYRQFYQIDAEVFGISSPYADAQMILMLAKLMERLGVTGISAHINSLGCPECRPPYRENLKAFIQQHTEELCEDCLRRKDKNPLRVLDCKNESCRKAMTEAPELLDQLCTPCADHFALVRRELDRRDLDYKINKRLVRGLDYYTRTAFELQTDMLGAQSAVAGGGRYDGLVKTLGGPDIPAIGFAIGFDRLVEVITQAKPPETPAPSVFFIPMGEIAMEKAFDFCLQLAEKNIEADTDYSGRSLKALMKRADRLAAPLVVIMGDNELKAGEVSLKNMTTGEQRPVPLDSLVEILSLEISAQAQAE; encoded by the coding sequence ATGATTCAACTGATTCGAGGTTTTAAAGATATTCTGCAACCCGAGGCCAGCCTCTGGCAGCACATTGAGAATGAAGCCCGCAGGCTTTTTGAAAGCCACGGATACCGGGAGATTCGCCTCCCCATCCTGGAAAAAACGGAACTCTTTGCCCGAAGCATCGGTGAAACCACAGATATTGTGGAAAAAGAAATGTACACCTTTGAAGATCGAAGCGGAGATCATCTCACCCTGAGGCCGGAAGCCACCGCATCTGTGGTCAGGGCCTATATCCAGCATAAGCTTTCCGGAACAGAGCCCATCAGAAAGCTCTATACCATAGGTCCCATGTTCCGGAGGGAAAGACCCCAGAAAGGCCGCTACCGTCAGTTTTATCAGATTGATGCGGAAGTCTTCGGCATCAGCTCACCCTATGCCGATGCACAGATGATTCTCATGCTGGCAAAACTCATGGAACGCTTAGGTGTCACGGGCATTTCTGCCCACATAAATTCCCTGGGCTGCCCTGAATGCAGGCCGCCTTACAGGGAAAATCTGAAGGCCTTTATTCAGCAGCATACAGAAGAACTCTGTGAAGACTGCCTGCGCCGCAAAGATAAAAATCCCTTAAGGGTGCTGGACTGCAAGAATGAATCATGCAGAAAAGCCATGACAGAAGCTCCGGAACTGCTGGATCAGCTCTGCACACCCTGTGCGGATCATTTTGCTCTGGTCCGCAGGGAGCTGGACCGGAGAGATCTTGACTATAAGATCAACAAACGTCTGGTCCGGGGCCTCGACTATTATACCCGAACAGCCTTTGAACTGCAGACGGACATGCTGGGAGCCCAGAGTGCCGTTGCCGGTGGAGGTCGCTATGACGGCCTTGTAAAAACCCTCGGTGGGCCGGATATTCCGGCCATCGGTTTTGCCATCGGTTTTGACAGACTGGTGGAAGTCATAACACAGGCAAAACCCCCTGAGACTCCGGCACCATCGGTATTTTTTATCCCCATGGGAGAGATTGCCATGGAAAAGGCCTTTGACTTCTGTCTTCAACTGGCAGAAAAAAATATTGAGGCAGATACGGATTATTCGGGAAGAAGCTTGAAAGCCCTGATGAAACGGGCCGACAGGCTGGCAGCCCCCCTTGTAGTCATCATGGGAGACAATGAGCTTAAAGCCGGTGAGGTCAGTCTTAAAAATATGACCACAGGTGAACAGCGTCCGGTTCCCCTGGACAGTCTTGTGGAAATTCTGAGCCTTGAAATATCCGCTCAGGCCCAAGCAGAATAA
- the panB gene encoding 3-methyl-2-oxobutanoate hydroxymethyltransferase yields the protein MAPVSTRHLLKMKTQGEKIVAVTAYDYPFARLADASGVDMILVGDSLAMVVQGQKTTLPVTMEEMLYHTRMVSRAAEKALVVGDMPFLSYQADIGEAVRNAGLFLKEAGASAVKLEGGAGVCATIKAIVDAGIPVQAHIGLTPQSVHAMGGYRIQRDEERLVEDAHRVTEAGAFSVVLEGIPAPIARRITEEIAIPTIGIGAGVDCDGQILVMHDLLGLNLGYMPKFTKLFADLKGEAVKGFKAYGDAVREGSFPGPEHSYE from the coding sequence ATGGCACCGGTAAGCACCAGACACCTGCTGAAAATGAAGACTCAGGGAGAAAAAATTGTTGCGGTTACGGCCTATGACTATCCCTTTGCCCGTCTGGCGGATGCGTCCGGAGTGGACATGATTCTTGTGGGAGATTCTCTGGCCATGGTGGTACAGGGGCAGAAAACAACCCTTCCCGTTACCATGGAAGAGATGCTTTACCATACCCGCATGGTGAGCCGGGCAGCAGAAAAGGCCCTTGTGGTGGGTGATATGCCCTTTCTGTCCTATCAGGCGGACATTGGAGAGGCTGTGCGCAATGCAGGGCTTTTCCTTAAGGAAGCCGGTGCCTCTGCCGTGAAGCTGGAAGGCGGGGCCGGTGTCTGTGCTACTATAAAAGCCATCGTGGATGCGGGAATTCCCGTTCAGGCCCACATCGGACTGACACCCCAGAGTGTCCATGCCATGGGAGGCTACAGGATACAGCGTGATGAGGAAAGGCTGGTGGAGGATGCCCACAGGGTAACGGAAGCCGGTGCTTTTTCCGTGGTGCTTGAAGGCATTCCTGCGCCCATTGCCCGTCGTATCACAGAGGAGATAGCCATTCCCACCATTGGTATAGGGGCTGGTGTGGATTGTGATGGTCAGATTCTTGTCATGCATGATCTCCTTGGCCTGAATCTGGGCTATATGCCTAAGTTTACAAAGCTCTTTGCCGACCTCAAGGGTGAAGCCGTCAAGGGCTTTAAGGCCTATGGGGATGCAGTGCGGGAAGGTTCCTTTCCCGGTCCCGAACACAGTTACGAATAA
- a CDS encoding radical SAM protein — MALIQENPCFEEENFKEYGEGVRNLRFADGQLALEKMEERRMLLAALADRTEMGCKGTKPDVSRLSPGCACCVAGQWSCLFINGLCNASCFYCPAPQKEEGMPVTQGLIFTSPDAYADYVEAFGFRGVGFSGGEPLLTPERTLAHVRAVRERLGNKVHLWMYTNGILVTREILKALSHAGLDEIRFDIGAVNYSLEKPAMAAEIIPVVTIEIPAVPEEEARLILKMPEMAAAGVRYLNLHQLRLTKHNFPKLARRNYTWIRDVHLTVMESEITALRLLRMARDMDLPLGVNYCSFAFKHRFQQAALRRKTSPLGAFSDEKITENGYLRQLTLEGGRAFLEEEALRLEKTGVDKESFRLTAMKDGLRVSTDIIPFLRRNFESGKLLYSGVRLMNPETAPKGAKIMEMGPSCSLARMRLPGAAPIEMGRETLNLCLDWFCNPDTGRLPEKALAFECICPGLQSYG; from the coding sequence ATGGCCCTGATTCAGGAAAATCCATGTTTTGAAGAAGAAAATTTCAAAGAGTATGGAGAGGGTGTAAGGAATCTGCGTTTTGCAGATGGCCAGCTGGCTCTGGAAAAAATGGAGGAAAGGCGGATGCTCCTTGCCGCCCTTGCCGATAGAACAGAGATGGGGTGCAAGGGGACCAAGCCGGATGTATCAAGGCTTTCTCCCGGATGTGCCTGCTGCGTGGCTGGTCAGTGGTCCTGTCTTTTTATCAATGGCCTTTGCAATGCTTCCTGTTTTTACTGTCCGGCTCCCCAGAAGGAAGAGGGCATGCCTGTCACTCAGGGGCTGATTTTTACATCTCCGGATGCCTATGCGGATTATGTGGAGGCCTTTGGCTTCAGGGGCGTTGGTTTTTCCGGTGGAGAGCCGCTTCTGACTCCGGAGAGAACCCTTGCCCATGTCAGGGCTGTGCGGGAGCGCCTTGGAAATAAGGTGCATCTGTGGATGTACACCAATGGCATCCTTGTCACACGGGAAATACTGAAGGCCCTTTCCCATGCAGGTCTGGATGAGATCCGTTTTGATATAGGCGCTGTGAATTATTCCCTTGAAAAACCTGCCATGGCGGCGGAGATCATCCCGGTTGTTACCATAGAAATACCTGCTGTTCCCGAAGAAGAGGCCCGTCTTATCCTTAAAATGCCTGAAATGGCTGCTGCGGGGGTGAGGTATCTGAATCTGCATCAGCTGCGTCTTACAAAGCATAATTTTCCAAAGCTTGCCCGGAGAAACTACACCTGGATAAGGGATGTGCATCTGACGGTCATGGAATCGGAAATTACGGCCCTGCGTCTTCTGCGCATGGCAAGGGATATGGATCTGCCCTTAGGCGTTAATTACTGCAGCTTTGCCTTTAAGCACAGGTTCCAGCAGGCCGCACTGCGCAGGAAAACCTCGCCTCTGGGGGCTTTTTCCGATGAAAAGATTACGGAAAACGGATATCTGCGTCAGCTTACCCTTGAAGGGGGCAGGGCTTTTCTTGAGGAAGAGGCCCTGCGTCTGGAAAAAACAGGGGTGGATAAAGAAAGTTTCCGGCTGACGGCCATGAAGGACGGTCTGCGGGTTTCTACGGATATCATTCCTTTTCTGAGAAGAAATTTTGAATCAGGAAAGCTGCTTTACTCCGGTGTCCGCCTGATGAACCCTGAAACAGCTCCTAAGGGCGCAAAGATCATGGAAATGGGCCCTTCCTGCAGTCTGGCCCGGATGCGTCTGCCTGGTGCAGCTCCCATTGAGATGGGCAGGGAGACTCTGAATCTTTGTCTGGACTGGTTTTGTAATCCGGATACTGGAAGGCTGCCCGAAAAGGCTCTGGCCTTTGAATGTATATGTCCGGGTCTTCAGTCCTATGGATAG
- a CDS encoding flavodoxin, with amino-acid sequence MTTALIVYGSSTGNTENVAHIIEKQLASKGFTTTCKDVTATDINELKKFDMVLLGCSTWGEEEIELQDDFIPFYESLGNAGLKGKKVAVFGCGDSSYIYFCGAVDAIEDKVKESGGLLIAEGLKIDGEPEDSKGDILSWADEVGAAA; translated from the coding sequence ATGACCACAGCCCTCATTGTTTACGGTTCTTCCACAGGCAACACGGAAAACGTTGCTCACATCATTGAAAAACAGCTGGCTTCAAAAGGTTTTACAACCACATGCAAAGATGTAACGGCAACTGATATTAACGAGCTTAAAAAATTTGACATGGTGCTGCTGGGATGCTCCACATGGGGGGAAGAAGAGATAGAGCTTCAGGATGATTTTATCCCCTTTTATGAGTCCCTCGGGAATGCCGGTCTTAAAGGAAAAAAAGTAGCCGTATTCGGGTGTGGTGACAGTTCCTACATTTACTTCTGCGGTGCAGTTGATGCCATTGAGGACAAAGTAAAAGAAAGCGGCGGTCTTCTTATTGCTGAAGGTCTTAAGATTGACGGCGAGCCGGAAGATTCCAAAGGGGATATTCTTTCATGGGCAGATGAGGTGGGAGCTGCTGCTTAG